The Alosa sapidissima isolate fAloSap1 chromosome 5, fAloSap1.pri, whole genome shotgun sequence genome has a window encoding:
- the LOC121710080 gene encoding spectrin family protein isoform X7: MEYDQHSASPGLSPAAFVNQVQYSNILEGRFKQLQDEREAVQKKTFTKWVNSHLGRVTCRIGDLYTDLRDGRMLIRLLEVLSGEQLPKPTKGRMRIHCLENVDKALQFLKEQKVHLENMGSHDIVDGNHRLTLGLIWTIILRFQIQDISVETEDNKEKKSAKDALLLWCQMKTAGYPNVNVHNFTTSWRDGLAFNAIVHKHRSDLIDFDNLKRSNAHYNLQNAFNVAEKELGLTKLLDPEDVNVDQPDEKSIITYVATYYHYFSKMKALAVEGKRIGKVLDYAIEADQLIEKYETLASELLQWIEQTIVTLNDRQLANSLSGVQNQLQAFNTYRTVEKPPKFTEKGNLEVLLFTIQSKMRANNQKVYMPREGKLISDINKAWERLEKAEHERELALRNELIRQEKLEMLAARFDRKAAMRETWLSENQRLVSQDNFGCDLGAVEAATRKHEAIETDIGAYGERVAAVEAVARELEKESYHEVRRIVARRDNVLRLWEYLKELLAARRERLNSHRDLQRLLQEMRYIMDWMADMKGRLQSQDSGKHLHDVEDLLQKHNLVEADISAQAERIKAVQANAQRFTSDGQIYKPCDPALVSEKEVQLGQAYEELGLLAGSRRARLEESRRLWQFLWELGEEAAWIREQEQILAGGDCGRDLSSALHLLSKHEAFRDEMAARYGPLGHSIASGEQLVREGHSGATEVTERIADVRAQWAHLEETSLLREQSLKESVALHQFQTDANDMEAWIMETLRQVSSQEVGHDEFSTQTLARKQREVEEEIQSHRPLIDSLHEQALALPASFTRSPQVEGRLPAIEQRYEELESLSSARRRALEGALALYRMFSEAGACQLWVEEKEQWLHSMEIPTKLEDLEVVQQRFETLEPEMNNLGTRVTDVNQVAQQLLKSDDRSKTQINQTQDQLNNRWKEFQRLADQKKQALESALNIQNYHLECNEIQSWMKEKTKVIESTQGLGNDLAGVMALQRKLTGMERDLEAIQGKLDDLRKEAEKLTEEHPDQAQEIQMRLAEIQDVWEELNATMKKREESLGEASKLQGFLRDLDDFQSWLSRTQTAVASEDIPTSMAEAEQLLTQHEAIKNEVDNYREDYERMRATGAEVTQGQTDAQHMFLAQRLQALDTGWHELRRMWENRHALLAQAFDFQTFLRDAKQAEGFLNSQEYVLSHTEMPSSLQGALEAIKKHDDFMTTMEASEEKINGVVEAGRRLVSDGNANADKIQEKADSIQDRHQKNKETASELLAKLKDNRELQHFLQDGQELTLWINEKMLTAQDMSYDEARNLHSKWQKHQAFMAELASNKDWLDKIDKEGQALVSEKPELEPVVRQTLEGLQKQWEELESTTRTKAQCLFDANRAELFTQSCSALDTWLQNLSSQLQSDDFGKDLTSVNILLKKHQMLEHQMEVREKEVQSLQSQALALAQEDSGIAEVDGQQRRVADSFSQLQDPLHLRRQQLLASKEAHQFNRDLEDEILWVKERMPLATSTDHGKDLPSVQLLIKKNQTLQKEIQGHQPRIDDILAHGRSMASGTDGSSDGAERHAALEGRLGELGEQWAHLIAETDERHSRLQEANRAQQFYADAAEAEAWMGEQELHMMSEEKAKDEQSAVVMVKKHQILEQALEDYAQTIHQLANSSRFMVTSEHPESERITLRQAQVDKLYAGLKDLAEERRGRLQERLRLTQLKREVDDLEQWIAEREVVAGSHELGQDIEHVTMLRDKFREFARDTSTIGQERVDAVNGQADDLIESGHPENASVAEWKDGLNEAWADLLELIDTRTQMLAASYELHRFHQDAREALGRVREKREALSSDLGRDLNTVQHLHRQHNAYEHDIQALSGQVTQVQDDAARLQKAYAGEKADDIHRHERAVTEAWEGLLAAGQARRLLLLDTVEKFRFFNMVRDLMLWMDGVNLQIQSHDSPRDVSSAGLVIANHQDIKSEIETRADSFTACNEMGNSLINNNHYAADEIREKLVQLQAKRDEINQKWQDKMDHLQIVLEVLQFSRDASVAESWLAGQEPLVRAAELGANVDEVESLIKRHEAFEKLAAGWEERFTLLEKLTTLEEQERLRILEEEERARRPPTPPPAEVVASDIETVAHDSAARTSLDQTTLNQSVSVNGVHSDQDTSQGSESESVNGPGRDSGLPSSSRHDPSATLPGKGSAEGTEAMEGMLCRKQEMESHAKKAATRSWQNVYCLLRKGSLGFYKDNKSASNGIPYHGEVPISLGEATCEVAHDYKKRKHVFKLRLGDGKEFLFQAKDEPEMSLWIRAIHSSMQSGSGAADHSPGGPRGLSRAMTMPPISPSSGDTGGVTMRNKDGKEKDREKRFSFFGKKK, encoded by the exons GTATCCCAATGTCAATGTGCACAACTTCACCACCAGCTGGAGAGATGGCCTCGCGTTCAACGCCATCGTCCACAAACACAG ATCGGACCTGATCGATTTTGACAACTTGAAGCGCTCCAATGCTCATTATAACCTGCAGAATGCCTTTAACGTGGCTGAGAAGGAGCTGGGCCTGACCAAGCTGCTGGATCCCGAGG aTGTGAATGTGGACCAGCCTGATGAGAAGTCTATTATCACCTATGTGGCCACATACTACCACTACTTCTCCAAGATGAAGGCCCTGGCTGTTGAGGGAAAGAGGATTggcaag GTGCTGGACTATGCCATCGAGGCGGACCAGCTGATAGAGAAGTATGAGACCCTGGCGTCCGAGCTGCTGCAGTGGATTGAGCAGACCATCGTCACGCTCAATGACCGGCAGCTGGCCAACTCCCTCAGCGGTGTGCAGAACCAACTCCAGGCCTTCAACACCTACCGCACCGTGGAGAAGCCTCCcaa GTTCACAGAGAAGGGGAACctggaggtgctgctgttcaccATCCAGAGCAAGATGAGGGCTAACAACCAGAAAGTCTACATGCCCAGAGAGGGCAAGCTCATCTCTGACATCAACAAG GCATGGGAGCGTCTGGAGAAGGCGGAGCATGAGCGTGAGCTGGCGCTGAGGAACGAGCTGATTCGCCAGGAGAAGCTGGAAATGCTGGCGGCTCGCTTCGACCGCAAGGCGGCCATGAGAGAAACCTGGCTGAGTGAGAACCAGCGCCTGGTCTCAcag GACAACTTCGGCTGTGATCTGGGTGCGGTGGAGGCGGCCACGCGGAAGCACGAGGCCATCGAGACGGACATCGGCGCGTACGGCGAGCGCGTGGCGGCCGTGGAGGCGGTGGCCCGCGAGCTGGAAAAGGAGAGCTACCACGAGGTGCGGCGCATCGTGGCACGGCGCGACAACGTCCTGCGGCTCTGGGAGTACCTGAAGGAGCTGCTGGCGGCCCGCCGCGAGCGCCTCAACTCCCACCGTGACCTGCAGCGCCTCCTGCAGGAGATGAGATACATCATGGACTGGATGGCCGACATGAAG gggCGGCTGCAGAGTCAGGACAGCGGTAAGCATCTGCACGATGTGGAGGACCTGCTGCAGAAACACAACCTGGTGGAGGCCGACATCTCCGCTCAGGCCGAGAGGATCAAAGCAGTGCAGGCCAATGCACAGCGCTTCACCTCTGATGGACAGA TCTATAAGCCGTGCGACCCCGCACTGGTCAGTGAGAAGGAGGTCCAGCTGGGCCAGGCCTACGAGGAGCTGGGCCTGCTGGCCGGCTCGCGCCGCGCCCGTCTGGAGGAGTCGCGGCGCCTCTGGCAGTTCCTGTGGGAGCTGGGCGAGGAGGCGGCGTGGATCCGCGAGCAGGAGCAGATCCTGGCCGGCGGCGACTGCGGACGCGACCTCTCGTCGGCGCTGCACCTGCTCAGCAAGCACGAGGCCTTCCGCGACGAGATGGCCGCCCGCTACGGCCCGCTGGGCCACAGCATCGCCTCTGGCGAGCAGCTGGTGCGGGAGGGTCACTCCGGTGCGACCGAAGTGACCGAGCGGATCGCCGACGTGCGCGCCCAGTGGGCTCACTTGGAGGAG ACGTCCCTGCTCAGGGAACAGAGTCTGAAGGAGTCGGTGGCCCTGCACCAGTTCCAGACTGATGCCAATGACATGGAGGCCTGGATCATGGAGACACTCCGACAG GTGTCTAGTCAGGAGGTGGGCCATGACGAGTTCTCCACCCAGACTCTGGCCCGCAagcagagggaggtggaggaggagatccAGAGCCACCGCCCTCTCATCGACTCCCTGCACGAGCAGGCCCTCGCACTGCCCGCATCCTTCACACGCTCACCGCAG gtGGAGGGCCGTCTGCCTGCCATTGAGCAACGCTACGAGGAGCTGGAGTCGCTGTCGTCGGCGCGGCGCCGGGCCCTAGAGGGCGCTCTGGCGCTCTACCGCATGTTCAGCGAGGCCGGCGCCTGCCAGCTGTgggtggaggagaaggagcagTGGCTCCACAGCATGGAGATCCCCACCAAGCTGGAGGACCTGGAGGTGGTGCAGCAGAG GTTTGAGACTCTGGAGCCAGAGATGAATAATCTAGGCACTCGCGTGACAGATGTCAACCAGGTGGCACAACAGCTGCTGAAGTCCGACGACCGCAGCAAAACCCAGATTAACCAGACACAAGACCAGCTCAATAACAG GTGGAAGGAGTTCCAGCGGCTGGCTGACCAGAAGAAGCAGGCCCTGGAGTCTGCCCTCAACATCCAGAACTACCACCTGGAGTGCAACGAGATCCAATCGTGGATGAAGGAGAAGACCAAGGTGATCGAGTCCACCCAGGGCCTGGGCAACGACCTGGCCGGCGTCATGGCCCTGCAGCGCAAGCTCACCGGCATGGAGCGAGACCTGGAGGCCATTCAG GGTAAGCTGGACGATCTGCGGAAGGAGGCAGAGAAGCTGACCGAGGAGCACCCGGACCAGGCCCAGGAGATCCAGATGCGCCTGGCCGAGATCCAGGACGTGTGGGAGGAGCTCAATGCCACCATGAAGAAGCGCGAGGAGTCTCTGGGCGAAGCGTCCAAGCTGCAGGGCTTCCTGCGCGACCTGGACGACTTCCAGTCGTGGCTGTCGCGCACGCAGACGGCCGTGGCGTCCGAGGACATCCCCACGTCGATGGCCGAGGCCGAGCAGCTGCTCACGCAGCACGAGGCCATCAAGAACGAGGTGGACAACTACCGCGAGGACTACGAGCGCATGCGCGCCACGGGGGCCGAAGTGACCCAGGGCCAGACGGACGCCCAGCACATGTTCCTGGCCCAGCGGCTTCAGGCGCTGGACACAGGCTGGCACGAGCTACGTCGCATGTGGGAGAACCGCCACGCGCTGCTGGCCCAGGCCTTCGACTTCCAGACGTTCCTGAGGGACGCCAAGCAGGCCGAGGGCTTCCTCAACAGCCAG GAGTATGTGCTGTCCCACACAGAGATGCCCTCGAGCCTGCAGGGGGCGCTAGAGGCCATTAAGAAGCACGATGACTTCATGACCACCATGGAGGCCAGCGAGGAGAAGATCAACGGTGTGGTCGAGGCCGGCCGCCGCCTCGTCTCCGATGGCAACGCCAATGCTGACAAGATCCAGGAGAAGGCCGACTCCATCCAGGATAG GCACCAGAAGAATAAGGAGACGGCCAGCGAGCTCCTGGCCAAACTGAAGGACAACAGAGAGCTGCAGCACTTCCTCCAGGATGGACAGGAG cTCACTCTCTGGATTAACGAGAAGATGCTGACGGCTCAGGACATGTCCTATGACGAGGCCCGTAACCTCCACAGCAAGTGGCAGAAGCACCAGGCCTTCATGGCAGAGCTGGCCTCCAACAAGGACTGGCTGGACAAGATCGACAAG GAGGGTCAGGCCCTGGTCAGTGAGAAGCCCGAGCTGGAGCCGGTGGTGCGCCAGACGCTGGAGGGTCTGCAGAAGCAGTGGGAGGAGCTGGAGAGCACCACGCGCACCAAGGCCCAGTGTCTGTTCGACGCCAACCGGGCCGAGCTGTTCACGCAGAGCTGCTCAGCGCTGGACACCTGGCTCCAGAACCTCTCCTCGCAGCTGCAGAGCGACGACTTCGGCAAGGACCTCACCAGCGTCAACATCCTGCTCAAGAAGCACCAG ATGCTGGAGCACCAGATGGAGGTGCGTGAGAAGGAGGTGCAGTCGCTGCAGTCTCAGGCGCTGGCCCTGGCCCAAGAGGATTCTGGGATAGCGGAGGTGGACGGCCAGCAGCGGCGCGTGGCCGACAGCTTCTCCCAGCTGCAGGACCCCCTGCACCTCCGACGCCAGCAGCTCCTCGCCTCCAAGGAGGCGCACCAGTTCAACAGAGACCTGGAGGACGAGATT TTATGGGTGAAGGAGAGGATGCCCCTGGCCACCTCCACAGACCATGGCAAAGACCTGCCCAGTGTGCAGCTCCTCATCAAGAAGAACCAG ACTCTCCAGAAGGAGATCCAGGGCCACCAGCCCCGCATCGATGACATCCTGGCCCACGGCCGGAGCATGGCGTCGGGCACGGACGGCAGCAGCGACGGCGCCGAGCGCCACGCGGCGCTGGAGGGCCGTCTGGGCGAGCTGGGCGAGCAGTGGGCGCACCTCATCGCCGAGACGGACGAGCGGCACTCGCGGCTGCAGGAGGCCAACCGGGCGCAGCAGTTCTACGCCGACGCCGCTGAGGCCGAGGCCTGGATGGGCGAGCAGGAGCTGCACATGATGTCTGAGGAGAaggccaag GATGAGCAGAGTGCGGTGGTGATGGTGAAGAAGCACCAGATCCTGGAGCAGGCACTGGAGGACTACGCCCAGACCATCCACCAGCTGGCCAACAGCAGCCGCTTCATGGTCACCAGTGAGCACCCCGAGAG TGAGCGCATCACGCTGCGTCAGGCCCAGGTGGACAAGCTGTACGCGGGGCTGAAGGACCTGGCCGAGGAGCGGCGCGGTCGGCTGCAAGAACGCCTGCGACTCACGCAGCTCAAGCGCGAGGTGGACGACCTGGAGCAGTGGATCGCCGAGAGGGAGGTGGTGGCCGGATCCCACGAGCTCGGACAGGACATCGAGCACGTCACG ATGCTGCGCGACAAGTTCCGCGAGTTCGCCCGCGACACCAGCACCATCGGTCAGGAGCGCGTGGACGCGGTCAACGGCCAGGCGGACGACCTGATCGAGTCGGGCCACCCGGAGAACGCCAGCGTGGCGGAGTGGAAGGACGGCCTGAATGAGGCGTGGGCCGACCTGCTGGAGCTGATCGACACGCGCACGCAGATGCTGGCGGCGTCCTACGAGCTGCACCGCTTCCACCAGGACGCCCGCGAGGCACTGGGACGCGTGCGCGAGAAGCGCGAGGCGCTCAGCTCCGACCTGGGACGCGACCTCAACACCGTGCAGCACCTGCACCGCCAGCACAACGCCTACGAGCACGACATCCAGGCACTCAGCGGACag GTGACGCAGGTGCAAGACGACGCTGCCCGCTTGCAGAAGGCGTATGCCGGTGAGAAGGCTGACGACATCCACCGTCACGAACGTGCCGTCACCGAGGCGTGGGAGGGGCTTCTGGCAGCGGGCCAGGCCAGGCGACTGCTCCTATTGGACACCGTGGAGAAGTTCCGCTTTTTCAACATGGTGCGTGACCTCATGCTCTGGATGGACGGGGTTAACCTACAGATCCAATCACATGACAGTCCAAG ggATGTTTCATCTGCTGGGCTGGTCATTGCCAACCACCAGGACATCAAGTCTGAAATCGAGACCAGAGCAGACAGCTTTACCGCCTGCAATGAGATGGGCAACTCCCTCATCAACAACAACCACTACGCCGCAGATGAG ATCCGGGAGAAGCTGGTCCAGCTCCAGGCGAAGAGAGACGAGATCAACCAGAAGTGGCAGGACAAGATGGACCACCTGCAGATCG TCCTGGAGGTGCTGCAGTTCAGCCGCGACGCCTCAGTGGCTGAGTCGTGGCTGGCGGGCCAGGAGCCACTGGTGCGGGCGGCCGAGCTGGGTGCCAACGTGGACGAGGTGGAGAGCCTCATCAAGCGTCACGAGGCCTTCGAGAAGCTGGCCGCCGGCTGGGAGGAGAGGTTCACCCTGCTGGAGAAACTCACCAcg ctTGAAGAGCAGGAAAGGCTGAGAATattagaggaggaggaaagagcaAGGCGACCTCCCACACCACCCCCGGCTGAAGTGGTCGCTTCTGACATAGAAACTGTGGCCCACGACTCTGCAGCCAG AACTAGTCTGGACCAGACTACACTCAATCAGTCCGTATCTGTGAATGGAGTTCACAGTGACCAGGACACCTCACAG GGCTCCGAGTCTGAGTCGGTGAACGGGCCCGGGCGCGACAGCGGCCTCCCGTCCTCGTCCCGGCACGACCCCTCGGCCACGTTGCCCGGGAAAGGGAGCGCAGAGGGCACCGAGGCCATGGAGGGCATGCTGTGTCGCAAGCAGGAGATGGAGTCCCACGCCAAGAAGGCCGCCACCAG ATCCTGGCAGAACGTGTACTGCTTGCTGAGGAAGGGAAGCCTGGGCTTCTACAAGGACAACAAGAGCGCCTCCAATGGCATCCCGTACCACGGCGAGGTGCCCATCAGCCTGGGCGAGGCCACCTGCGAGGTCGCCCACGACTACAAGAAGAGGAAACACGTCTTCAAGCTCCG GCTCGGAGATGGCAAGGAGTTCCTGTTCCAAGCAAAGGACGAG cctGAGATGAGCTTGTGGATCCGGGCCATCCACTCGTCCATGCAGTCAGGCTCCGGGGCAGCCGACCACTCCCCCGGAGGCCCTCGTGGCCTGAGCCGGGCGATGACCATGCCCCCCATCTCGCCCAGCTCCGGCGACACCGGCGGAGTTACCATGCGCAACAAGGACGGCAAGGAGAAGGACCGCGAGAAACGCTTCAGCTTCTTCGGCaagaagaaataa